The Coffea arabica cultivar ET-39 chromosome 1e, Coffea Arabica ET-39 HiFi, whole genome shotgun sequence genome has a window encoding:
- the LOC140021094 gene encoding uncharacterized protein, translated as MGSLVGHVIPGFGFFLIGLWHLVNHIRLHFLHPKSYTSLPWFPTSKFRYFELLLIMGGCIASISMELFISPARHQPLDPDGTIPSNHLHNFEHSNISLTIFIYALFSIILDKIQPPAQYGLTQMLGAIAFGQEYLLFHLHSTDHTGVEGQYHWLLQIVILVSFFTTLLCIGYPQNFLNNFIRSLSILFQGVWLMVMGIMLWTPEYIPKGCFMNLEDGHYVVRCHDLEALARAKSLVNIQFSWYLVGVTVFGMCLYLGLYKVFPGKAEYQSLTKLEDDDDFRFRKETKTLF; from the coding sequence ATGGGCAGTTTGGTAGGACATGTGATACCTGGATTTGGTTTCTTTCTGATTGGACTCTGGCATTTAGTTAACCATATCAGGCTTCACTTTCTCCATCCAAAATCCTACACATCTTTGCCATGGTTTCCCACTTCAAAATTCAGGTACTTCGAACTTCTCTTGATCATGGGAGGCTGCATTGCCTCAATATCCATGGAACTCTTCATTAGTCCGGCCAGGCACCAACCATTGGACCCTGATGGCACCATCCCATCAAACCATCTTCACAACTTTGAGCACTCGAACATATCCTTGACTATCTTCATTTATGCACTTTTCTCCATCATCCTAGACAAAATCCAGCCCCCAGCTCAATATGGCCTGACCCAAATGCTCGGAGCCATTGCCTTCGGCCAGGAATatctcctcttccatctccACTCTACTGATCACACGGGTGTGGAAGGCCAATACCACTGGCTTCTACAAATTGTCATACTTGTGTCATTTTTCACTACCCTATTATGCATAGGTTACCCCCAGAActtcttgaataattttatAAGGTCTCTTAGCATCTTGTTCCAAGGAGTTTGGCTGATGGTCATGGGAATCATGCTTTGGACACCAGAGTACATTCCCAAAGGCTGTTTTATGAACTTGGAAGATGGTCATTATGTTGTTAGATGCCATGATCTTGAAGCCCTTGCCAGAGCTAAATCATTGGTGAACATTCAATTTAGCTGGTATCTAGTTGGAGTTACAGTTTTTGGTATGTGTCTTTACTTGGGACTCTACAAAGTGTTCCCTGGAAAAGCTGAGTATCAATCTTTAACAAAATTggaggatgatgatgattttaggttcagaaaagaaacaaagacGCTTTTCTAG